From the Panulirus ornatus isolate Po-2019 chromosome 42, ASM3632096v1, whole genome shotgun sequence genome, the window ACCTGAGCGTGATCTTACCCGTAACTCACCGAGGTGGCTGAACTCCTCTGTATGCTGTTAAGGACGGGCATGGTGACCCCTGCACCTCGCCGTGACCTCCCACCACTtactccctcacctcctgacttcttggggctgctgctgctcccgttGTACACCGCCGAGGACACTGAAGAGGTGGCAGAAGGAGGGGAGAGTCATGATATTGTCTTACAATCATGAAAAGGAGCTTAATCAAGTGTACTATTAATCATGAGTTGTGAGTTACTCTACTTTTTCTCAGAaatgatctgttttaaaaattttttttgtggtTTATCTTGAATGATATAATGAGGGATGATGAGGGGTTAAGTCCTACCTACCTCCAGGGACGTTGGGTAGTGAGAGGTCATCATTAAGGAGGCGAGGTTTGGCCCATCCCATCACTTCGAATCTCGGACGTCGGTTGGAATCACCCACGTCCCTGTGTCCCAAGGGGTCCCTGGGGTTGTCTTTAATCTCCTTCAGGGGATCTCTCCCTAGCTCCCTGCTGTGGCTGTCTCGAGCACCCGCGTTCTCCCTGAGCATCGACGAATCCCTGGCTGCAAGTTCCTTCCTCCGGTCCAGACTGATGGTGTATGGGTGTCGGCTGATGTCCATCGGCCGGCTGACGTCTGAGGGTCTTATGTAGTCCGTGCTGAGGTGCCTGTTACTGGAGATGAAGGAGGGTGGTCCGTCCGATAGAAAGCCGAAGTGGTCTTCCTCATCCCAGTGGCCCTGGCCCTGCCCTGGGGCCTGGCCCTGGCCTTGGATGCATAGACCCTGTCCGCGGCTTTTCAGACCCGCTCCCCAAAGACTAGCTGGGGATTTTCGATTCTTTTCGTTCCCTCTGGTGGAGTGGAAGCCAATGCAAAAGTTAAGATCATGTGTACTAAATATTGTCTTAAATAATCAGATTACTTCATCTAGTCTTTCTTtcgtttgtcttttgttttatcAGTGCTCATTTATCCTTCACTCATACACTCATTCTTCTCCTGTTCGTAAAAATAATGAGTGACGACTCACCTGATAGTACGAGTTGGAGATGTATTGGTGGTGCCGGTGATGTGAAGGGTGAGGGCGATGCAGTTGTTGttggcgttgttgttgttgttgttgttgttgttggaggaggacgtggtggtgttgttggaggtagaGATGCAAGACGGAGCGACCGTGTGCACGTCTCGTAAAGGTGGGATGAGCATGGACGGTGCGGGGTTGGTCGATGCCCCATCGTCCACACCCAAGGCCATggtactactgctggtggtggtggtgtggtggtggtgtcctccCAAGGTGGGTCCAGACGCCCCTCCTGCCCTGACGTGGGAGGGAGTCAAGGGGGCGAAAGACACCGTGGGACGTGAGTTCGAGTTCTGTTGTTGCCCCTGAGGTTGGCTCACTTGCGACTGCTTCATGGGTGAGGATCTGCGAATCAAGTGACAGATTTAAGGGTGTGAATTTCACACAGACGTCGTTCAGCTCCAACTCGTCATAGGATTACGAGACGGTAGGGGTTGAGACGGAGGCCACACCACACCGTCTTACGGATGACCTGTGTGAAATATGACGTTTAAAAAAGTGCGTTCAGTTCAGTCTGGCGAAGACCAGGGAAGCGAAGGACCATCTCATTATGTGGAGTGAAGTCCACTGTGCTATACCCTCGCTGGTAAAACGTGGGAACAAAACGATGCATTTATAGAATGCATTTAAGACCGTTCTCATCAAACAAACCCCTACTAACTGGAACTTTAATTACTTATGGTTATTATATCCATTCCTAGTGACGGTATTCAATTACTCATAGTGCACAACCAGCATTGCAGGCCCAGGTGCATGTTCACAACGATCATGCGACGATTGAAAGGGAAGAGGAGCTCATCCCACACCTTAGCTCTTACAGCGAAAGGCCTTAGGTGCGGTGGAAGCTACAGCTGTGTAAGATCTGATTGTCTTTCTCACGTCAGACAATGATGGTTGACTCAAGCTTGGGTGTTAGTGTTAATTAGTCAGAACGAAAGCTACATCTTTGTGACAATGTGAGATTGTGTCTTATCTATAGACTAGAGGAACATTAAACTCACAGGTTTGTGCTGTGGGTGACTGCCTTGCGTCATGGAAGTGTTGACCTGCCATACGTATATTTACTCGTATCATGCAGACAATGGCCTGTTTCATAAGGCTACTCACCTGTATCATATGAGTTCTGATCTGAGGCAGGTGTCTTGTGGGTACTGAACTGTATAAAAGTGCTGACACTTGTCATGCAGTGGGGGTGAACTGTGTCATGTAGGGGCTGACGACTCGCATCATGCGGGTACTGGTATCAGTCATGCATACTTTGTTCTGTCATGTAGGTACTGGCGCCCTGTGTCATGCAAGTGTATAGGGACCCCTGTCATGCAAGAACTCACCAGTCACGTAGGTATTGACCTGTATATACGCTTTGCAATCACTATCTTGTCATGCAAGCACTGACCTGACGGGGTTGATGTTCTCAGCTCTGTTGGTGGCTGGTGGCGGCGGGGGCGGCGCCCTTGCGATACTCCTGCTGTAGACGCTCTCTGGGCTCGTG encodes:
- the LOC139761831 gene encoding uncharacterized protein isoform X1 translates to MERYESLGVVGEGSYGLVLRCRHKESGQTVAIKKFLESEDDHTVKKIALREVRMLKKLRHENLVNLIEFFRRKRRLYLVFEYVDHTILDELEATETGLDEETARAHIFQVLRGIAFCHQNQIIHRDIKPENVLVSRLGVVKLCDFGFARLLAGPGESCTDYVATRWYRAPELLVGDTRYGREVDVWASGCLLSEMLTGEPLFPGESDIDQLFHIIQTLGELSVSHRQLVEKNPMLAGLRLPAAASSPLVSTFPTWSTRAHAFVAACLYLEPSARPSAQELLNHEFFNHDGFPETFLPVLKQKVQQEFSNNTLLGMNGRRGSSTTDRRGRGRKVTGGTSPESVYSRSIARAPPPPPPATNRAENINPVRSSPMKQSQVSQPQGQQQNSNSRPTVSFAPLTPSHVRAGGASGPTLGGHHHHTTTTSSSTMALGVDDGASTNPAPSMLIPPLRDVHTVAPSCISTSNNTTTSSSNNNNNNNNNANNNCIALTLHITGTTNTSPTRTIRGNEKNRKSPASLWGAGLKSRGQGLCIQGQGQAPGQGQGHWDEEDHFGFLSDGPPSFISSNRHLSTDYIRPSDVSRPMDISRHPYTISLDRRKELAARDSSMLRENAGARDSHSRELGRDPLKEIKDNPRDPLGHRDVGDSNRRPRFEVMGWAKPRLLNDDLSLPNVPGVSSAVYNGSSSSPKKSGGEGVSGGRSRRGAGVTMPVLNSIQRSSATSVSYGIYPTCITPRQSTVCVTSCPQARETLARSRDGFA
- the LOC139761831 gene encoding uncharacterized protein isoform X2, whose translation is MERYESLGVVGEGSYGLVLRCRHKESGQTVAIKKFLESEDDHTVKKIALREVRMLKKLRHENLVNLIEFFRRKRRLYLVFEYVDHTILDELEATETGLDEETARAHIFQVLRGIAFCHQNQIIHRDIKPENVLVSRLGVVKLCDFGFARLLAGPGESCTDYVATRWYRAPELLVGDTRYGREVDVWASGCLLSEMLTGEPLFPGESDIDQLFHIIQTLGELSVSHRQLVEKNPMLAGLRLPAAASSPLVSTFPTWSTRAHAFVAACLYLEPSARPSAQELLNHEFFNHDGFPETFLPVLKQKVQQEFSNNTLLGMNGRRGSSTTDRRGRGRKVTGGTSPESVYSRSIARAPPPPPPATNRAENINPVRSSPMKQSQVSQPQGQQQNSNSRPTVSFAPLTPSHVRAGGASGPTLGGHHHHTTTTSSSTMALGVDDGASTNPAPSMLIPPLRDVHTVAPSCISTSNNTTTSSSNNNNNNNNNANNNCIALTLHITGTTNTSPTRTIRGNEKNRKSPASLWGAGLKSRGQGLCIQGQGQAPGQGQGHWDEEDHFGFLSDGPPSFISSNRHLSTDYIRPSDVSRPMDISRHPYTISLDRRKELAARDSSMLRENAGARDSHSRELGRDPLKEIKDNPRDPLGHRDVGDSNRRPRFEVMGWAKPRLLNDDLSLPNVPGVSSAVYNGSSSSPKKSGGEGVSGGRSRRGAGVTMPVLNSIQRSSATSVSYGQNLPHLHHPSPIYRMCD
- the LOC139761831 gene encoding uncharacterized protein isoform X4, producing the protein MERYESLGVVGEGSYGLVLRCRHKESGQTVAIKKFLESEDDHTVKKIALREVRMLKKLRHENLVNLIEFFRRKRRLYLVFEYVDHTILDELEATETGLDEETARAHIFQVLRGIAFCHQNQIIHRDIKPENVLVSRLGVVKLCDFGFARLLAGPGESCTDYVATRWYRAPELLVGDTRYGREVDVWASGCLLSEMLTGEPLFPGESDIDQLFHIIQTLGELSVSHRQLVEKNPMLAGLRLPAAASSPLVSTFPTWSTRAHAFVAACLYLEPSARPSAQELLNHEFFNHDGFPETFLPVLKQKVQQEFSNNTLLGMNGRRGSSTTDRRGRGRKVTGGTSPESVYSRSIARAPPPPPPATNRAENINPVRSSPMKQSQVSQPQGQQQNSNSRPTVSFAPLTPSHVRAGGASGPTLGGHHHHTTTTSSSTMALGVDDGASTNPAPSMLIPPLRDVHTVAPSCISTSNNTTTSSSNNNNNNNNNANNNCIALTLHITGTTNTSPTRTIRGNEKNRKSPASLWGAGLKSRGQGLCIQGQGQAPGQGQGHWDEEDHFGFLSDGPPSFISSNRHLSTDYIRPSDVSRPMDISRHPYTISLDRRKELAARDSSMLRENAGARDSHSRELGRDPLKEIKDNPRDPLGHRDVGDSNRRPRFEVMGWAKPRLLNDDLSLPNVPGVSSAVYNGSSSSPKKSGGEGVSGGRSRRGAGVTMPVLNSIQRSSATSNLPHLHHPSPIYRMCD
- the LOC139761831 gene encoding uncharacterized protein isoform X3 produces the protein MERYESLGVVGEGSYGLVLRCRHKESGQTVAIKKFLESEDDHTVKKIALREVRMLKKLRHENLVNLIEFFRRKRRLYLVFEYVDHTILDELEATETGLDEETARAHIFQVLRGIAFCHQNQIIHRDIKPENVLVSRLGVVKLCDFGFARLLAGPGESCTDYVATRWYRAPELLVGDTRYGREVDVWASGCLLSEMLTGEPLFPGESDIDQLFHIIQTLGELSVSHRQLVEKNPMLAGLRLPAAASSPLVSTFPTWSTRAHAFVAACLYLEPSARPSAQELLNHEFFNHDGFPETFLPVLKQKVQQEFSNNTLLGMNGRRGSSTTDRRGRGRKVTGGTSPESVYSRSIARAPPPPPPATNRAENINPVRSSPMKQSQVSQPQGQQQNSNSRPTVSFAPLTPSHVRAGGASGPTLGGHHHHTTTTSSSTMALGVDDGASTNPAPSMLIPPLRDVHTVAPSCISTSNNTTTSSSNNNNNNNNNANNNCIALTLHITGTTNTSPTRTIRGNEKNRKSPASLWGAGLKSRGQGLCIQGQGQAPGQGQGHWDEEDHFGFLSDGPPSFISSNRHLSTDYIRPSDVSRPMDISRHPYTISLDRRKELAARDSSMLRENAGARDSHSRELGRDPLKEIKDNPRDPLGHRDVGDSNRRPRFEVMGWAKPRLLNDDLSLPNVPGVSSAVYNGSSSSPKKSGGEGVSGGRSRRGAGVTMPVLNSIQRSSATSTESTPPASPLANLPYV